A window of the Cetobacterium somerae ATCC BAA-474 genome harbors these coding sequences:
- a CDS encoding 3-oxoacid CoA-transferase subunit B translates to MELTKERVREIIARRVAKEFKDGDVVNLGIGLPTEVANYIPDSIYVALQSENGLIGMGPTPCEAEEDCRISNAGGSLVTIAPGGCFFDSFTSFGIIRGGHVDATVLGALQVDEKGNLANWMVPGKMVPGMGGAMDLVVGAKKVIIAMEHTAKGAPKILKNCTLPLTAASEVNMIITEKGVMEVTDKGIILKELSPYSSIEDIEKSTEATLIIDEDLKVMEV, encoded by the coding sequence ATGGAACTTACAAAAGAAAGAGTTAGAGAGATTATAGCTAGAAGAGTTGCTAAAGAATTTAAAGATGGAGATGTAGTTAATTTAGGAATTGGATTACCTACAGAAGTTGCTAACTATATCCCAGATTCTATATATGTTGCACTACAATCTGAAAATGGTTTAATTGGTATGGGGCCTACTCCTTGTGAAGCTGAAGAGGATTGTAGAATATCTAATGCAGGGGGGTCATTAGTTACTATTGCTCCTGGAGGATGTTTCTTTGATAGCTTCACATCATTTGGAATCATTCGTGGTGGGCATGTAGATGCCACTGTTTTAGGAGCTTTACAAGTTGATGAAAAAGGAAATCTAGCAAACTGGATGGTTCCTGGGAAAATGGTTCCTGGAATGGGGGGAGCTATGGATTTAGTTGTAGGAGCTAAAAAAGTTATTATTGCTATGGAGCATACAGCTAAGGGAGCTCCAAAAATCTTAAAAAACTGTACGTTACCTCTTACAGCTGCTAGTGAAGTTAATATGATTATTACAGAAAAAGGTGTTATGGAAGTTACTGATAAAGGTATTATTTTAAAAGAACTTAGTCCATACTCATCTATTGAGGATATTGAAAAATCTACTGAAGCTACTTTAATTATTGATGAAGATTTAAAAGTTATGGAAGTATAA